The Oryctolagus cuniculus chromosome 5, mOryCun1.1, whole genome shotgun sequence genome includes a region encoding these proteins:
- the RLA-DMA gene encoding histocompatibility antigen DM heterodimer heavy chain-like precursor (The RefSeq protein has 4 substitutions compared to this genomic sequence), producing MDRGQSQGAARLQLLQLLWLLPRSWAGSAVAAPAWRDELQNHTFLHTVFCQMGNPSEGLFEAYDSDLLFSFDFSQRTRVPRLPEFADWAQDQSDISDILFDRWFCQQLVQNVGPHLDGKIPVSRGFPIAEVFPLRPLEFGKPNTLVCFISNLFPPMLSVSWQHHLEPVQGAGPTFVSAVDGLSFQAFSYLNFTPQPSDLYSCIVTHEIDPYTAVVYWLPKNALPSALLENVLCGLAFGLGVLGIIVGTALIISFRRPC from the exons ATGGATCGTGGGCAGAGCCAGGGGGCTGCACGGCTGCAACTGCTGCAGCTTCTGTGGCTGCTGCCCCGCTCCTGGGCCGGCTCTGCAG tggcTGCTCCGGCCTGGCGGGATGAGCTGCAAAACCACACGTTCCTGCACACGGTCTTCTGCCAGATGGGGAATCCCTCTGAGGGGCTCTTCGAAGCCTATGACTCGGACCTGCTCTTCTCCTTCGACTTTTCCCAGAGAACCCGTGTGCCTCGCCTGCCCGAATTTGCTGACTGGGCCCAGGACCAGAGCGACATCTCTGACATTTTGTTTGACAGATGGTTCTGCCAGCAGTTGGTCCAGAATGTGGGCCCACATCTTGACGGGAAGATCCCGGTGTCCCGAG gcttcCCCATCGCGGAGGTGTTCCCGCTGAGGCCCCTGGAGTTTGGCAAGCCCAACACGCTGGTGTGTTTCATCAGCAACCTCTTCCCGCCCATGCTGAGCGTGAGTTGGCAGCACCACTTGGAGCcggtgcagggagctgggcccaccTTCGTCTCGGCTGTCGATGGACTCAGCTTCCAGGCCTTCTCGTACTTAAACTTCACCCCACAGCCCTCTGACCTTTACTCCTGCATCGTGACTCACGAGATCGACCGCTACACAGCAGTTGCCTACTGGG TGCCGCAGAACGCACTGCCCTCGGCTCTCCTGGAGAATGTGCTGTGTGGCCTGGCCTTTGGCCTGGGTGTGCTGGGCATCATTGTGGGCACTGCCCTCATCATCTCCTTCCGCAGGCCTTGCTAA
- the RLA-DMB gene encoding histocompatibility antigen DM heterodimer light chain-like isoform X2, with protein sequence MSALLPLLLGFSLGCTGAGGFVAHVESTCLLDDDGTPRDFTYCISFNKDLLTCWDPQEGQLTPVEFGVLNPLAISISEYLNHSDTLLQRLHNGLKNCGTHTQPFWTSLTHRTRPPTVQVAQTTPFNTREPVMLACYVWGFYPADVTITWMKNGQLVIPHSSMEKTAQPNGDWTYQTLSHLALTPSYGDTYTCVVEHIGAPEPILQNWSYTPLPGSNYP encoded by the exons ATGAGCGCCCTTCTGCCGCTGCtgctgggcttcagcctgggctgcaCGGGAGCAG GTGGCTTTGTGGCTCATGTGGAAAGTACTTGTTTGTTGGATGATGATGGGACTCCAAGGGATTTCACATATTGTATCTCCTTCAACAAGGATCTGCTAACCTGCTGGGATCCACAGGAGGGCCAACTAACCCCTGTTGAATTTGGGGTACTGAATCCCTTGGCCATAAGCATCTCAGAGTACCTTAACCACAGTGATACCCTGCTGCAGCGCCTGCACAATGGACTCAAGAACTGTGGCACACACACTCAGCCTTTCTGGACATCACTGACCCACAGAACAC GACCACCAACTGTACAAGTAGCCCAAACCACTCCTTTTAACACAAGGGAGCCCGTGATGCTGGCTTGCTATGTGTGGGGCTTCTACCCAGCAGATGTGACCATCACATGGATGAAGAACGGGCAACTTGTCATCCCTCATAGCAGTATGGAGAAGACTGCGCAGCCCAATGGAGACTGGACATACCAGACCCTCTCTCATTTAGCCCTCACTCCCTCTTACGGGGATACATACACCTGTGTGGTGGAGCACATTGGGGCACCTGAGCCCATCCTACAGAACTGGA GCTACACTCCCCTCCCTGGGTCCAATTATCCGTAA
- the RLA-DMB gene encoding histocompatibility antigen DM heterodimer light chain-like isoform X1 — MSALLPLLLGFSLGCTGAGGFVAHVESTCLLDDDGTPRDFTYCISFNKDLLTCWDPQEGQLTPVEFGVLNPLAISISEYLNHSDTLLQRLHNGLKNCGTHTQPFWTSLTHRTRPPTVQVAQTTPFNTREPVMLACYVWGFYPADVTITWMKNGQLVIPHSSMEKTAQPNGDWTYQTLSHLALTPSYGDTYTCVVEHIGAPEPILQNWTPGLSPTLTVKVSVSVVTLGVGSIIFSLGLICWRKYGFSSYTPLPGSNYP; from the exons ATGAGCGCCCTTCTGCCGCTGCtgctgggcttcagcctgggctgcaCGGGAGCAG GTGGCTTTGTGGCTCATGTGGAAAGTACTTGTTTGTTGGATGATGATGGGACTCCAAGGGATTTCACATATTGTATCTCCTTCAACAAGGATCTGCTAACCTGCTGGGATCCACAGGAGGGCCAACTAACCCCTGTTGAATTTGGGGTACTGAATCCCTTGGCCATAAGCATCTCAGAGTACCTTAACCACAGTGATACCCTGCTGCAGCGCCTGCACAATGGACTCAAGAACTGTGGCACACACACTCAGCCTTTCTGGACATCACTGACCCACAGAACAC GACCACCAACTGTACAAGTAGCCCAAACCACTCCTTTTAACACAAGGGAGCCCGTGATGCTGGCTTGCTATGTGTGGGGCTTCTACCCAGCAGATGTGACCATCACATGGATGAAGAACGGGCAACTTGTCATCCCTCATAGCAGTATGGAGAAGACTGCGCAGCCCAATGGAGACTGGACATACCAGACCCTCTCTCATTTAGCCCTCACTCCCTCTTACGGGGATACATACACCTGTGTGGTGGAGCACATTGGGGCACCTGAGCCCATCCTACAGAACTGGA CACCTGGGCTGTCCCCCACGTTGACGGTGAAGGTTTCTGTGTCGGTAGTGACTCTGGGTGTGGGCTCCATTATCTTCTCCCTTGGTTTGATCTGCTGGCGGAAGTACGGCTTCTCTA GCTACACTCCCCTCCCTGGGTCCAATTATCCGTAA